One window of the Allosaccharopolyspora coralli genome contains the following:
- a CDS encoding DAK2 domain-containing protein, which translates to MHALDASGARRWAEFAVSDLERDREAIDRINVYPVADGDTGTNLLLTMRAAAAEPVHEGAGTAAVVAALARGALAGARGNSGMLVSQVLRGLAEATRDDRALDGSCLCDALRRADDLARHAIAQPAEGTLLSVLRAASTAASACGSTNLGEVTRVATGAAVDALGKTTAQLPELARAGVVDAGGRGLVVLLDALHAVLHEGLRLAAESPAAPLSAPPVSLEHDSAFSYEVMYLLDGATDKAAAVLRTRLAGLGDCVSVAGDGRASWAVHVHCDDIGAAIESGIESGRVHRIRVTRFADQVAAVSARRVVVACVRGEALAELFTAEGAEVVAVGTERPLGTGDLVAAIESVGARDVVVLPNDDTVTPLAEDAAGMSVRAGIDVVVVPTASPTQGLAALAVHDPLRRAADDTVAMAEAAAATRRGELVVAAREALTWVGTCQSGDVLGMIDGDVVLIEGDLCEAACSLSDRMLGAGGELVTVLVGAQAPDTLGERLTAHLHRTRPEVELACYPAGDLGTAVMIGVE; encoded by the coding sequence TTGCACGCGCTCGATGCTTCGGGGGCCCGCCGGTGGGCCGAGTTCGCCGTCTCCGACCTGGAGCGTGATCGCGAGGCCATCGACCGGATCAACGTGTATCCGGTCGCCGACGGGGACACCGGCACGAACCTGCTGCTCACGATGCGTGCCGCCGCGGCCGAGCCGGTGCACGAGGGTGCGGGCACCGCGGCGGTGGTCGCGGCGCTGGCCCGGGGCGCGTTGGCCGGTGCACGAGGCAATTCGGGCATGTTGGTTTCGCAGGTGCTGCGAGGTCTGGCCGAGGCGACCCGCGACGACCGCGCCCTGGACGGCTCGTGCCTGTGCGATGCGCTGCGGCGCGCCGACGATCTCGCACGACACGCCATCGCCCAACCCGCCGAGGGCACTTTGTTGTCGGTGCTGCGGGCCGCGTCGACGGCGGCCTCGGCGTGTGGGTCCACCAACCTCGGTGAAGTGACCCGGGTGGCGACCGGCGCGGCAGTCGACGCGCTCGGGAAGACGACCGCGCAGCTGCCGGAACTGGCGCGTGCCGGTGTCGTCGACGCCGGTGGCCGCGGTCTCGTCGTGCTGCTCGATGCGCTGCACGCCGTTCTGCACGAGGGGCTCCGTCTCGCCGCGGAGTCCCCGGCGGCGCCGCTATCGGCTCCCCCTGTCTCGTTGGAGCACGACTCGGCGTTCTCGTACGAGGTCATGTACCTGCTCGACGGCGCGACCGACAAGGCCGCCGCCGTTCTCCGCACCCGGCTGGCGGGCCTCGGCGACTGCGTGTCCGTCGCGGGTGACGGCCGAGCGTCGTGGGCGGTGCACGTGCACTGCGACGACATCGGCGCCGCGATCGAATCCGGCATCGAGTCGGGACGCGTACACCGGATCCGGGTGACGCGCTTCGCCGATCAGGTCGCGGCTGTGTCGGCGCGGCGAGTGGTGGTGGCGTGTGTGCGGGGCGAGGCCCTCGCGGAACTGTTCACCGCCGAGGGCGCCGAGGTCGTCGCGGTGGGAACCGAACGTCCGCTCGGCACCGGCGATCTCGTCGCGGCGATCGAGAGTGTGGGGGCACGGGACGTCGTCGTGCTGCCCAACGACGACACGGTGACGCCGTTGGCTGAGGACGCGGCGGGGATGTCGGTGCGGGCAGGCATCGACGTCGTCGTGGTGCCGACGGCGTCACCGACGCAGGGTCTCGCGGCGCTCGCGGTGCACGACCCGCTGCGCCGGGCCGCCGACGACACGGTCGCGATGGCCGAGGCCGCCGCTGCGACCCGCCGGGGTGAACTTGTTGTCGCCGCGCGCGAGGCCCTGACCTGGGTGGGGACGTGTCAATCCGGAGACGTGCTCGGCATGATCGACGGCGACGTGGTGCTCATCGAGGGTGACCTGTGCGAGGCGGCGTGTTCGCTCTCGGATCGGATGCTCGGCGCGGGTGGCGAGC
- the rpmB gene encoding 50S ribosomal protein L28 — translation MAAVCDVCSKGPGFGNSVSHSHRKTKRRWNPNIQTVHAKIGLSQRKRMNVCTSCLKAGKVVRG, via the coding sequence GTGGCTGCCGTCTGCGACGTCTGCAGTAAGGGACCAGGCTTCGGCAACTCGGTCTCGCACTCCCACCGGAAGACCAAGCGCCGGTGGAACCCGAACATCCAGACCGTTCACGCCAAGATCGGTCTGTCCCAGCGCAAGCGGATGAACGTGTGCACATCCTGCCTCAAGGCGGGCAAGGTCGTGCGCGGCTGA
- a CDS encoding uracil-DNA glycosylase translates to MTARPLPEVVEAGWAEALAPVADRIADMGEFLRTEVAAGRQYLPAGQNVLRAFQQPFHDVRVLIVGQDPYPTPGHPVGLSFSVAEDVRPLPRSLGNIFREYGEDLGHPAPSHGDLSPWTQRGVLLLNRALTVEPGRPASHRGKGWEEVTEQAIRALAGRDEPMVAILWGRDARNLRPLMADVPCVESSHPSPMSADRGFFGSRPFSRANALLEERGAAPIDWKLP, encoded by the coding sequence GTGACCGCACGCCCGTTGCCCGAAGTCGTCGAAGCCGGCTGGGCCGAAGCGCTCGCTCCCGTCGCCGACCGGATCGCCGACATGGGGGAGTTCCTGCGCACGGAGGTCGCCGCCGGACGGCAGTACCTCCCTGCCGGGCAGAACGTGCTCCGCGCGTTCCAGCAACCGTTCCACGACGTGCGGGTGCTCATCGTCGGCCAGGATCCCTATCCGACACCGGGCCATCCCGTCGGGCTGAGCTTCTCCGTCGCCGAAGACGTGCGGCCGCTGCCCCGCAGCCTCGGCAACATCTTTCGGGAGTACGGGGAGGACCTCGGTCATCCCGCTCCCTCGCACGGCGACCTCAGCCCGTGGACGCAGCGTGGGGTGCTGCTGCTCAACCGCGCGCTCACCGTCGAGCCGGGCCGGCCCGCCTCGCACCGCGGCAAGGGTTGGGAAGAGGTCACCGAACAAGCCATTCGGGCGCTGGCGGGGCGGGACGAGCCGATGGTGGCGATCCTGTGGGGCCGCGATGCCCGCAATCTCCGGCCGCTCATGGCCGACGTGCCGTGCGTGGAGTCCTCGCATCCGAGCCCCATGTCCGCCGATCGGGGCTTCTTCGGCTCACGGCCCTTCAGTCGCGCCAACGCCCTCCTGGAAGAGCGAGGCGCCGCCCCCATCGACTGGAAGCTGCCCTGA
- a CDS encoding MFS transporter, whose protein sequence is MTASDTAEPTPEQQSLLKRAIAAAAIGNMTEWYDFGVYAYVAIYVGMAFFPEADPGAQTLSAFGVFAISFLLRPLGSLFFGPLGDRIGRQKVLAITILLMSGSTFLIGLLPGYETIGILAPILLLLCRMLQGFSTGGEYGGAATYIAEFAPDKKRGFYGSWLEFGTLTGFGFGALVPTILILSLSDAAMNEWGWRIPFLIAGPLGAVGLYLRSKLEDTPAFKNLEHTHKIEKSPLKALIVGYWKRLLILMGIVITINVGNYTILTYMETYLAEELEISKTAALLPLLLVTLMMMVLITPIGALSDRVGRKPLFLSACLCFLVLTYPAFWLISLGSAFTTFCGLALLGLCHVQLIGPLAATLPAMFPTGVRYAAFAIGYNVSTSLFGGTAPFINDYFVGLTGNNFFPAYYLMAAAAIGIIPVLLMKETAGQPLMDDDEPLQTRA, encoded by the coding sequence ATGACCGCATCGGACACCGCAGAACCCACGCCAGAACAGCAGTCACTGCTGAAACGCGCGATCGCCGCGGCCGCGATCGGCAATATGACCGAATGGTACGACTTCGGTGTCTACGCCTACGTCGCGATCTACGTGGGTATGGCGTTCTTCCCCGAGGCGGACCCGGGGGCCCAGACGCTCTCGGCGTTCGGTGTATTCGCGATCTCGTTCCTGCTGCGCCCGCTCGGCAGCCTGTTCTTCGGCCCGCTCGGTGACCGGATCGGCAGACAGAAGGTCCTCGCGATCACGATCCTGCTGATGTCCGGGTCGACCTTCCTCATCGGTCTGCTTCCCGGTTACGAGACGATCGGCATTCTCGCCCCGATCCTCCTGCTGCTGTGCCGCATGCTGCAGGGCTTCTCCACCGGTGGCGAGTACGGCGGTGCCGCCACCTACATCGCCGAGTTCGCGCCCGACAAGAAGCGCGGTTTCTACGGATCGTGGCTGGAGTTCGGCACCCTCACCGGGTTCGGTTTCGGTGCGCTCGTGCCGACGATCCTGATCCTGAGTCTGAGTGACGCCGCCATGAACGAGTGGGGCTGGCGCATCCCGTTCCTCATCGCCGGTCCCCTCGGCGCAGTGGGCCTCTACCTGCGTTCGAAGCTGGAAGACACCCCGGCGTTCAAGAACCTCGAGCACACCCACAAGATCGAGAAGTCGCCGCTGAAGGCCCTGATCGTCGGGTACTGGAAGCGACTGCTCATCCTCATGGGCATCGTCATCACCATCAACGTCGGCAACTACACGATCCTGACGTACATGGAGACCTACCTCGCCGAGGAGTTGGAGATCTCCAAGACGGCGGCACTGTTGCCGTTGCTGCTCGTCACGTTGATGATGATGGTGTTGATCACCCCGATCGGCGCGCTGTCCGACAGAGTGGGCCGCAAACCGCTGTTCCTGTCGGCGTGTTTGTGCTTCCTGGTCCTGACCTATCCGGCGTTCTGGCTGATCTCGCTGGGCAGCGCATTCACCACCTTCTGCGGGCTTGCTCTGCTGGGGCTCTGCCATGTGCAGCTGATCGGTCCGCTCGCGGCGACGCTGCCCGCGATGTTCCCGACCGGCGTGCGCTACGCGGCCTTCGCGATCGGCTACAACGTGTCGACGTCGCTGTTCGGCGGTACCGCGCCGTTCATCAACGACTACTTCGTCGGCCTGACCGGCAACAACTTCTTCCCCGCCTACTACCTCATGGCGGCGGCGGCGATCGGGATCATCCCGGTGCTGCTGATGAAGGAGACCGCGGGCCAACCGCTGATGGACGACGACGAGCCGCTTCAGACTCGGGCGTAA
- a CDS encoding thiamine-phosphate kinase codes for MGPDQAEDANTVAGVGEFGLIHRVIAGHEQPAGTVLGPGDDAAVLDAPDGRIVATTDVLVENVHFRFDWSNAHQVGRKAVAVNLSDIAAMGARPTGLLVGLACPPDLPTSVVDELSAGMWEEAQSAGAGVVGGDMVSATALTISITALGDLGGRAPVTRSGARPGDVVAVAGRLGWAAAGLAVLGRGFRSPVAVVSAQRVPEPPYTAGPQAADAGATSMVDVSDGLLADLGHVAESSEVSVDVRTELLDVPQRLVEVASALGADPRHWVLTGGEDQSLVATFPSAQAVPEGWTVVGSVAGGKGVTVDGEEYAGDAGWQHWR; via the coding sequence TTGGGTCCTGACCAGGCCGAGGACGCGAACACTGTCGCAGGTGTGGGTGAGTTCGGTCTCATCCACCGGGTGATCGCAGGTCACGAACAGCCTGCCGGAACCGTGCTCGGTCCCGGCGACGACGCGGCCGTGCTCGACGCTCCGGACGGCCGCATAGTGGCGACCACCGACGTTCTCGTGGAGAACGTGCACTTCCGTTTCGACTGGTCGAACGCGCATCAGGTCGGGCGTAAAGCGGTGGCGGTGAACCTCTCCGACATCGCGGCGATGGGTGCCCGGCCGACCGGGTTGCTCGTCGGCCTGGCCTGCCCGCCGGACCTGCCGACGTCGGTCGTGGACGAGCTTTCCGCCGGAATGTGGGAAGAAGCACAGAGCGCCGGTGCCGGCGTCGTCGGCGGCGACATGGTCTCCGCGACAGCCCTCACGATCTCGATCACCGCGCTCGGCGATCTCGGGGGGCGAGCTCCGGTGACGCGCTCCGGTGCGCGTCCTGGCGACGTGGTCGCGGTGGCCGGCCGGCTCGGGTGGGCCGCCGCCGGACTCGCCGTGCTGGGACGCGGTTTTCGGTCGCCGGTTGCCGTGGTGAGCGCCCAGCGCGTCCCCGAGCCGCCGTACACGGCGGGACCGCAGGCGGCCGACGCCGGAGCGACGTCCATGGTGGACGTGTCGGACGGTCTGCTCGCCGACCTCGGACACGTCGCCGAGTCGTCCGAGGTGTCCGTCGACGTCCGCACGGAGCTGCTGGACGTGCCGCAGCGGCTCGTGGAGGTCGCCTCGGCGCTCGGGGCCGACCCGCGCCACTGGGTTCTCACCGGCGGGGAGGACCAGTCGTTGGTGGCGACGTTCCCTTCGGCGCAAGCGGTGCCCGAAGGCTGGACGGTCGTCGGCAGCGTCGCCGGGGGGAAGGGTGTCACCGTCGACGGCGAGGAGTACGCGGGCGACGCCGGTTGGCAGCACTGGCGCTGA
- a CDS encoding Lrp/AsnC ligand binding domain-containing protein, whose product MVQAYILIQTEVGKAATVAAEIAGSPGVISAEDVTGPYDVIVRAEGENVDVLGKMVVANIQAVEGITRTLTCPVVHL is encoded by the coding sequence GTGGTTCAGGCATACATCCTCATCCAGACCGAGGTCGGCAAGGCGGCCACCGTCGCCGCCGAGATCGCCGGGTCTCCCGGCGTCATCAGCGCGGAGGACGTCACCGGCCCGTACGACGTGATCGTGCGCGCCGAAGGCGAGAACGTCGACGTGCTCGGCAAGATGGTCGTCGCCAACATCCAGGCCGTCGAGGGCATCACGCGCACGCTGACCTGCCCGGTGGTGCATCTGTGA
- a CDS encoding DUF3515 domain-containing protein translates to MNSQKPAFAAPRSVVVLAVTLGALLVVGVAALGLRAATVQDRAEEAIEQQQLARRTGPLAMPPVPAPAAASPGCAAVLEALPERLTISGDPVGRREIADPAPPATVAWGDRDHDPVTLRCGIEAPAELNPSSPLREISGVRWLPISEAGSTSWFAVDGPVRVALTLPGDSGTGPLQEISEALRPTHGS, encoded by the coding sequence GTGAACTCGCAGAAACCCGCGTTCGCCGCACCACGATCCGTCGTGGTGCTGGCGGTGACGCTGGGCGCGTTGCTCGTGGTCGGTGTCGCGGCGCTCGGCCTGCGTGCCGCGACCGTGCAGGATCGCGCCGAGGAAGCGATCGAGCAGCAGCAGCTCGCGCGGCGGACGGGGCCGCTGGCGATGCCGCCGGTTCCGGCGCCCGCCGCAGCGAGCCCGGGGTGCGCGGCGGTTTTGGAGGCGCTCCCGGAACGGCTCACGATCAGTGGCGATCCGGTCGGACGCCGGGAGATCGCGGATCCCGCTCCGCCCGCCACCGTCGCCTGGGGCGACCGTGATCACGACCCGGTGACACTACGCTGCGGAATCGAGGCTCCGGCGGAGTTGAACCCGTCCTCGCCGTTGCGCGAGATCTCCGGCGTCCGGTGGTTGCCGATCAGTGAGGCGGGGTCGACGTCCTGGTTCGCCGTCGACGGTCCCGTCCGAGTGGCGTTGACGCTGCCCGGGGACTCGGGAACGGGCCCGCTGCAGGAGATCTCCGAGGCGTTGCGTCCGACCCACGGATCGTGA
- a CDS encoding D-alanine--D-alanine ligase family protein, with amino-acid sequence MTQRKTRVAVVFGGRSPEHGISCVSAGNILSNLDTERFDIVPVGITPEGAWVLGPDNAQRELEIHDRAVPEVTSGHALALPGDPTRNDLVFVDQARGGEILSGVDVVFPALHGAYGEDGTIQGLLEMADVPYVGAGVLSSAVAMDKEFTKKLLQAEGLDVGSYEILRREQETLTAEQLDRLGLPLFVKPTRAGSSVGVTKVTGLADLDAAIAEARRTDPKVIIESGVTGREIECGVLEFPDGRVEASLPAELRVTTASGWYDFDSKYLDDTTEIDIPAKLDDETIATVRAAAVRTFRALDCQGLARVDFFVSTDGAVIVNEANTMPGFTTTSMYPQMWAHTGIDYSTLLSTLVDTALARGTGLR; translated from the coding sequence ATGACACAGCGCAAGACCCGGGTCGCGGTCGTCTTCGGCGGCCGCAGCCCCGAACACGGTATTTCGTGCGTTTCCGCCGGGAACATCCTGTCGAATCTGGACACCGAGCGGTTCGACATCGTCCCGGTGGGGATCACCCCGGAAGGGGCCTGGGTCCTGGGGCCGGACAACGCGCAGCGGGAGTTGGAGATCCACGACCGTGCCGTTCCCGAAGTCACCTCCGGCCATGCGCTGGCGTTGCCCGGTGACCCCACGCGCAACGACCTCGTGTTCGTCGATCAAGCGCGAGGCGGCGAGATCCTCTCCGGGGTCGACGTCGTCTTCCCGGCGCTGCACGGCGCCTACGGCGAGGACGGCACCATTCAAGGACTGCTCGAGATGGCCGACGTGCCCTACGTCGGTGCGGGCGTGCTCTCCAGCGCGGTCGCGATGGACAAGGAGTTCACCAAGAAGCTGCTGCAGGCCGAGGGACTCGATGTCGGTTCCTACGAGATCCTGCGTCGCGAGCAGGAGACACTGACCGCCGAGCAGCTCGACCGCCTGGGCCTGCCGCTGTTCGTCAAACCGACCCGCGCCGGATCGTCGGTCGGGGTCACGAAGGTCACCGGCCTCGCCGATCTCGACGCCGCGATCGCCGAGGCGCGCCGCACCGACCCGAAGGTGATCATCGAGTCCGGGGTGACCGGCCGCGAGATCGAGTGCGGTGTGCTGGAGTTCCCGGACGGCCGCGTCGAGGCGTCGCTGCCCGCCGAGCTTCGTGTGACGACCGCTTCCGGGTGGTACGACTTCGATTCGAAGTACCTCGACGACACCACCGAGATCGACATTCCGGCCAAGCTGGACGACGAGACCATCGCGACGGTCCGCGCCGCGGCGGTGCGGACGTTCCGCGCGCTGGACTGCCAGGGCCTGGCGCGGGTGGACTTCTTCGTCAGCACCGACGGCGCGGTGATCGTCAACGAGGCGAACACGATGCCCGGCTTCACCACGACGTCGATGTATCCGCAGATGTGGGCGCACACCGGCATCGACTACTCGACACTGTTGAGCACCCTCGTCGACACCGCCCTCGCCCGCGGCACCGGCCTCCGCTGA
- the pdxR gene encoding MocR-like pyridoxine biosynthesis transcription factor PdxR yields MPHAVPAASSSLLELAIELDRESATPLAVQLADALRTAATDGQVRGGDRLPSTRALARHLGVSRTVTAAAYEQLHAEGWIVGHRGSGTYVTTTPPGAAGAGRGPTVRATAADAGAVDLTPGSPWVGGLDKAAWRRGWRACADAPPLPKPVRAGLPEYREAVVEHLLRHRGLVVDEPRGDAVLVTGGTSAAVTELAVAVFGRNCTIAVEDPGYQRAVNALRALGVSVVPVPVDHGGIVVEAIPSGVSAVYCSPAHQYPIGGRLPADRRIALVERARAHGWLIIEDDYDGELRYDVAPLPVLVSMAPDVVVHLGTTSKILTPTLGVGWMLAPPEVGAAVLEHREVTAIGPAAAGQRFVAEFARNGDLGRHLRRLRRELSQRRAMLVDTLAEHDVAVFGDQAGAHVVLGLPDVATERRMIADARQRGVVLDGLERHHQDEPVWCGVALGYAACSREELRRALELVPALYREG; encoded by the coding sequence ATGCCACATGCCGTGCCCGCCGCGAGCTCGTCGCTGCTCGAACTCGCCATCGAACTGGACCGGGAGTCGGCCACGCCCCTTGCCGTCCAACTCGCCGATGCGCTCCGCACCGCCGCGACGGATGGGCAGGTACGCGGTGGCGACCGGCTGCCGTCGACGCGGGCCCTGGCACGGCACCTCGGGGTCAGCCGCACCGTCACGGCCGCCGCCTACGAGCAGTTGCACGCCGAAGGCTGGATCGTCGGTCACCGCGGCTCCGGCACGTACGTGACGACCACGCCCCCGGGCGCCGCAGGCGCCGGGCGCGGCCCGACCGTGCGCGCAACCGCAGCGGACGCCGGCGCCGTGGACCTTACCCCGGGTTCACCCTGGGTCGGCGGGCTGGACAAGGCAGCGTGGCGGCGAGGTTGGCGTGCGTGCGCCGACGCCCCGCCGCTGCCGAAACCGGTGCGGGCCGGCCTGCCCGAATACCGGGAGGCCGTCGTCGAGCATCTCCTGCGGCATCGCGGACTCGTCGTCGACGAGCCGCGCGGCGACGCCGTTCTCGTCACGGGCGGAACCAGCGCCGCCGTCACCGAACTCGCGGTCGCGGTGTTCGGCCGGAACTGCACGATCGCCGTGGAGGACCCCGGGTACCAGCGAGCCGTGAACGCGCTCCGCGCGCTCGGTGTCTCCGTCGTGCCGGTTCCCGTGGATCACGGCGGAATCGTGGTGGAGGCGATCCCCAGCGGGGTCTCGGCCGTGTACTGCTCGCCCGCACACCAGTACCCGATCGGTGGTCGACTGCCCGCCGACCGCCGGATCGCGCTCGTCGAACGGGCACGCGCCCACGGCTGGTTGATCATCGAGGACGACTACGACGGCGAACTCCGCTACGACGTGGCACCCCTGCCGGTGCTGGTGTCGATGGCGCCCGACGTGGTGGTGCACCTGGGCACCACCAGCAAGATCCTCACCCCGACGCTCGGCGTCGGTTGGATGCTCGCCCCGCCCGAGGTCGGTGCCGCCGTCCTCGAACATCGTGAGGTCACGGCGATCGGGCCGGCCGCAGCCGGACAGCGGTTCGTCGCGGAGTTCGCGAGGAACGGCGACCTCGGGCGGCACCTGCGGCGGCTGCGCCGGGAACTCTCGCAACGTCGGGCGATGCTCGTCGACACGCTCGCCGAGCACGACGTCGCGGTGTTCGGCGACCAGGCAGGCGCGCACGTCGTGCTCGGCCTGCCGGACGTCGCCACCGAACGGCGCATGATCGCCGACGCTCGTCAGCGCGGGGTGGTGTTGGACGGGTTGGAGCGTCATCACCAGGACGAGCCGGTGTGGTGCGGGGTCGCTCTCGGCTACGCGGCCTGCTCCCGGGAGGAACTGCGCCGCGCTCTCGAGCTGGTGCCCGCGCTGTATCGCGAGGGCTGA
- a CDS encoding pyridoxamine 5'-phosphate oxidase family protein: MTHPDTSVPHLSATERTTIRRGAKRARADRSELHALLDDALICHLGVQIDGVPRVLPTAFARCGETLYLHGSTGARSLREAVVDQEVCVTVTEVDGIVYGRATMHHSMNYRCAVTYGRPRLVDTAEERWAALRALTEHLSPGSWDYARRPNRKELAKTSVVALPLDEASVKSRAGAPGDDEDDIEADVAWAGVLPSHRTWGAPVTTPDLRSDIPVPHHVTTRAKAHP; this comes from the coding sequence GTGACCCACCCTGACACTTCTGTCCCACACCTGTCCGCCACCGAACGCACCACCATCCGGCGCGGCGCGAAGCGTGCCCGCGCGGACCGGTCCGAGCTGCACGCCCTGCTCGACGACGCGCTCATCTGTCACCTGGGCGTTCAGATCGACGGCGTGCCTCGGGTGCTGCCGACGGCTTTCGCCCGCTGCGGCGAGACGCTGTACCTGCACGGCTCGACCGGGGCGCGGAGTCTGCGGGAGGCCGTCGTCGACCAGGAGGTGTGCGTGACCGTGACCGAAGTCGACGGCATCGTGTACGGGCGGGCGACGATGCACCACTCGATGAACTACCGCTGCGCCGTGACCTACGGACGACCCCGGCTCGTCGACACCGCCGAGGAGCGGTGGGCGGCGTTGCGGGCGCTGACCGAACACCTGTCCCCCGGATCCTGGGACTACGCGCGGCGGCCGAACCGCAAGGAACTCGCGAAAACGTCGGTCGTGGCGCTCCCGCTCGACGAAGCTTCGGTGAAGTCGCGCGCCGGTGCTCCCGGCGACGACGAGGACGACATCGAGGCGGACGTCGCCTGGGCCGGCGTCCTGCCGTCGCACCGCACTTGGGGCGCCCCGGTGACGACCCCCGATCTCCGCTCGGACATCCCCGTTCCTCACCACGTCACCACCCGCGCGAAGGCCCACCCCTGA
- a CDS encoding cysteine dioxygenase → MFAVPPNTVAHAADTSLAHPARIAKQFAEQRDTWAHLLRYDPDERWMTLIERTASHEVWLMSWLPGQHTTLHDHGGATGAFTVVTGRLSERVVVTGGRSVEALHTVSPGQSRVFGPHYVHQVRNEGEDPAVSLHVYRPSRVPMRTHG, encoded by the coding sequence GTGTTCGCAGTTCCACCCAACACGGTCGCGCACGCGGCCGACACGTCCCTCGCCCACCCGGCGCGCATCGCGAAGCAGTTCGCCGAGCAGCGCGACACCTGGGCGCACCTGCTTCGCTACGACCCGGACGAGCGCTGGATGACGCTGATCGAGCGCACCGCCTCGCACGAGGTGTGGCTGATGAGCTGGTTGCCCGGCCAGCACACCACGCTGCACGACCACGGCGGCGCGACCGGGGCGTTCACCGTGGTCACCGGGCGACTGTCCGAGCGTGTCGTGGTCACCGGCGGGCGCTCGGTCGAGGCGCTGCACACCGTCTCACCGGGCCAGTCCCGCGTGTTCGGCCCGCACTACGTGCACCAGGTGCGCAACGAGGGCGAGGACCCGGCGGTCAGCCTCCACGTCTACCGCCCCTCCCGAGTCCCCATGCGCACCCACGGCTAA
- a CDS encoding cystathionine gamma-lyase gives MKGVGVQTPRGDGTRCVQGGHPEPEAGQPLLPGPVFAAPYHLGGEGTDVYGRAGNPTWRALESAVGDLDGGHCVVLPSGMAAISTLLHTVLAPGDTVVLPSDGYYAVREFVHDELADLRLDVREVPTPGPWTDETFRDARLVLLETPSNPGLDVCDIAALAERAHAAGALLAVDNTTATPLGQRPLELGADVVVASDTKALSGHSDVLLGHLSVRDSALAERLERARKLSGAIAGPFETWLAHRSLGTLDLRLQRQAENAAALAKAVAKRPGVSEVRWPGLPADPSHELAARQMRRWPGVFRFVLPDAAAVQRFLERSELLVAATSFGGLHSTVDRRAQWGDAVPAGFVRFSAGCEDTADLVEDVLQALG, from the coding sequence ATGAAAGGAGTCGGCGTGCAGACACCACGAGGCGACGGAACCCGCTGCGTGCAGGGCGGACACCCCGAGCCGGAGGCCGGCCAGCCGCTGCTGCCCGGACCGGTGTTCGCCGCGCCGTACCACCTCGGCGGCGAAGGCACCGACGTCTACGGTCGCGCGGGCAACCCGACGTGGCGTGCCCTGGAATCGGCGGTCGGCGACCTCGACGGCGGGCACTGCGTGGTGCTGCCGTCCGGGATGGCGGCGATCAGCACGCTCCTGCACACCGTCCTGGCACCCGGCGACACCGTGGTGCTGCCGTCCGACGGCTACTACGCCGTCCGGGAGTTCGTGCACGACGAGCTCGCCGACCTCCGGCTCGACGTGCGGGAGGTCCCGACACCGGGTCCGTGGACGGACGAGACGTTCCGCGACGCACGCCTCGTACTGCTCGAGACACCCTCCAACCCCGGCCTGGACGTGTGCGACATCGCGGCGCTGGCCGAGCGTGCCCACGCGGCAGGGGCGTTGCTCGCCGTCGACAACACCACCGCGACGCCGCTCGGGCAGCGGCCGCTCGAACTCGGGGCGGACGTGGTCGTCGCCAGCGACACCAAGGCCCTGTCCGGCCACAGCGACGTGCTGCTCGGGCACCTGTCGGTGCGTGACTCCGCGCTCGCCGAGCGGCTGGAACGTGCGCGGAAGCTCTCCGGGGCGATCGCCGGGCCGTTCGAGACATGGCTCGCACATCGCAGCCTCGGCACCCTCGACCTTCGATTGCAGCGCCAGGCCGAGAACGCCGCAGCGCTCGCGAAGGCCGTGGCGAAGCGTCCGGGCGTGTCGGAGGTGCGGTGGCCGGGCCTGCCTGCGGACCCGTCGCACGAACTCGCCGCACGCCAGATGCGGCGGTGGCCGGGAGTGTTCCGGTTCGTGTTGCCCGACGCGGCCGCGGTGCAGCGGTTCCTCGAACGCAGCGAACTCCTCGTCGCCGCGACGAGCTTCGGAGGTCTGCACAGCACGGTCGATCGGCGGGCACAGTGGGGCGACGCGGTGCCTGCCGGGTTCGTGCGCTTCTCCGCCGGGTGTGAGGACACCGCGGACCTCGTCGAGGACGTGCTGCAGGCGCTCGGCTGA